CTTCACGTCGACCCTGTCGCCGATGGACACGCCGGCGTTGCGCCTGGTGGATCCGTCGATGCGGATGACCCCTAGGTTCTCGTCCTCGGGGGCGCCGCGGAGGATCTTGACCGCGGTCTTCTTGTTGCCGGTGACAATCGCGATGTCCCCGACCTTGATTTTGAGGATGTCCATCAGAGCAGGGTCGAGCCTGGCGACGCCTTTGCCGGCCTCCCCCGCCTTGAGCTCCACTACTTTGATAGCTCTGTTATCTGCCATTTCAATCACCTCTGTTGAAGTAGTCCAGTAGATCGTCTATCATCCTGGACACCATGCTTTCGTTGAATCCCAGGTTCCTGGATATGTCCTCGGCGCTCCAGTTGGGGCGGTTGAGCATATCGTACAGGAGCTCCCTGTGCTCGTAATCCAGGTTACCGAGGTCCGTGCTCGCGAGGAACCCGTTTATCAGGCTGTTCCTCTCGCGGACCATCTCGGCCCTGCGCTTGTCGAATTCCGCTATCTGGCGGTCTATGCTGGAGATCCTTCCGCGGACCTCCTCCAGTCTCCTTTCCTCGCTCGTCCTGTAGTCTTCCGGTTCCTTCGGGACCTGCTCCTTCGCCTGGGCGATCGGGACCAGCCTCATCTCGAACATGTTGTTGCGCATGTCGATGGTGATGCTGAACTCCGAGCTGGGCTTGTAGAAGATCCTGTCCGGACCCCTGTTGCTGCTCTCGCGGTAGCTGACGACGATTCCCTC
This is a stretch of genomic DNA from Thermoplasmatales archaeon BRNA1. It encodes these proteins:
- a CDS encoding putative transcriptional regulator, with protein sequence MTDMDSILSIVENPTRRKILQAVVREPHYPLQLSKELGISQQAVVKNLNLMEKEGIVVSYRESSNRGPDRIFYKPSSEFSITIDMRNNMFEMRLVPIAQAKEQVPKEPEDYRTSEERRLEEVRGRISSIDRQIAEFDKRRAEMVRERNSLINGFLASTDLGNLDYEHRELLYDMLNRPNWSAEDISRNLGFNESMVSRMIDDLLDYFNRGD